ACGCGCGTCGCGGTGAGGCCCAGGGTGGCGCAGGTTTCCAGGGCCTCGGTGTCGAGGTCCCAGACAACTTCCATGTGGTCGCTGACGAAGCCGAGCGGAACGATCACAATGCCCTTGACGCCCTTCCCGGCGAGCTCTTCGATGGCGTCGTTAATGTCGGGTTCCAGCCAGGGCACGTGCGGGGCGCCGGAGCGCGACTGGTAGACGAGGGACCAGGGGGCGGTGTCACCGCTGCCTGCCTCGACCCGGCGGATGACTTCGGTGCCGGACGCCAGGTGCTGGGCGACGTAGGCCGAATCCTCCTCGAACTGTCGCGGTTCGGCGTCGGAGCGGCCCGCCGCCGCTGCGTCGCGGGTGGGGATGGAGTGGGTGGCGAACAGGATGTGGACCGGTGCGTCCGGGGTACCGGCCGCGGCCAGCCGGGCGCGGACGTCGGCCAGGCCGGCTGCGGTGCCTTCCACAAACGGCTCGACGAAGCCCGGGTGGTCGAAGTACTGCCGGACTTTGTCCACTTCAAGTTTGCCGTCGAGGCCGGTCTCGGTCAGTGCTATGCCAATGTCCTCGCGGTACTGCCGGCAGCTGGAGTAGCAGGAGTAGGCGCTTGTGGTGAGCATCAGGACCTTGCGGTGCCCGGCGTCGTAAATGTCCTGGAGGGTCTGCGGGACGTAGGGCGCCCAGTTGCGGTTGCCCCAGAACACCGGCAGTTCGATTCCCCGGGCGGCAAGTTCGGCTTCAATGCCGGCCTTGAGGTCTCGGTTCTGCTGGTTGATGGGGCTGATGCCGCCGTTGGCGCGGTAGTGGTGCGAGACTTCCTCGAGCCGTTCGTCCGGGATGCCGCGTCCCCGGGTGACGTTACGCAGGAACGGGAGGACGTCTTCCTGGCCTTCGGGGCCACCAAAGGAGGCCAGGAGTACGGCGTCGTAATCCTTGGGGGCCATCCGGCCGGCCTGGGTCACGGCGTTGACGGCGGTAACCGTGTCTTGGGGGTTCAGCGGGTTCATGACAGGACCTCGGCAATCTCGGCTGCGTTCACCCGGCGGCCGGTGTAGAACGGGACTTCTTCGCGGACATGGTGGCGGGCTTCGGTGGCCCGCAGGTGGCGCATCAGGTCCACGAGGTCCACCAGTTCGGGGGCTTCCAGGCCGAGGATCCATTCCCAGTCGCCGAGGGCGAAGGAGGACACCGTGTTGGCGATGACCTGGGGGAAGTCCCGGCCCAGTAAGCCGTGGTCGCGAAGCATGGCCCCGCGTTCGGCGTCGGGCAGCAGGTACCACTCGTAGGAGCGGACGAAGGGATACACACAGAGCCACTCTGCCGGTTCCACCCCGCGGGAGAATGCGGGCGTGTGGTTTTTGGCGAACTCCGCTTCGCGGTGCACACCCATGGCGGACCAGGCAATTTCGGTGCCGGCGAACAGTTTGCTGCGGCGGATGTCCCGGACGGCCCGCTGAAGGGCCTCGGGCTCGGCGCCATGCAGCCAAACCATAATGTCGGCATCGGCGCGCATGGCCGAGACGTCATAGCTGCCGCGGTGGACCACACCGGCGTCGGCCAGCCGTGCGGTGAGGGCGTCGAACTCGCCGGCAGCATCGTCGCTGCGCAGGCCTTCGGCGGAGCGCTTGAAAACGGTCCAGAGCGTGAAGAACTGCGCTGCTGATTCTTCGCTTGCTGATGCAGTTTTAGTGACAGTTTCGGCAGAAGTGTGGCTCATGGATACCATATTGCCCCTTCCCTCCGGCTAAGTCGAAATGAAGGACTTCTACGGGGCGTAGAAGTGCTTTATTTCACAGTGGCGGGGATCCGGCGCCTTCATCCGGGGCCTTCACCCGGGGCCAGCAGCTGCCGGACCTGCCCCGGTGTGTCGGCCACAATCGCGGCGAGGCCGTTGCCGGACAGCCAGCCGCCGACGATGGCAAGTGTGCCGTCCGCCGCGCAGATATTGCGGACCTCCGCAACCCGGCGCTTGTGACCGAGCGACGCAAAAGGCAGCGCCCCGCCCCAGCGCACCACGTCCCAATCCACCACGTCCGCTGCGGTAACCGGGAGCGCGAGCAACGAGGATGCATCCGTCAAGGCAGCCGTGAAGAGTTCAGCATCCGAGCGGGGCCCCGGCATCGCTGCGGCGCCATGGCGGGCGTCCCCGCGCCCGTAGGACAGCCGGATGACATGGGTACCGGGACCGGCCTGGTCTGCAAGCCACTCCCATTTGGCGGTGGCGTGGGTCAGTGCCTTGGCCTGGATTCCCGGGCTCTGCGGCGCGACGAGGACCCCGGTCCCGCGCGGGGCGGCGTCGAGCCGGGGAAGGTCCAGCACGAGGGTGACGAGGCTGACGTCCGGGCCTGCCTCCGGACGTCGGCCGGCCAGTTCCGGCACCGCGCCGGCGAGCAGGTCGATGGCGGCCGGGCCGTCCACGGCGACAACCAGCAACCCGGCGTCGTGTGCTGTGTCCCCGGCCAAGACCCGCCACCCGCCGGCGGCGCGCTGCACGGCGTCAGCCCGGGCGCCGGTCAGCAAGGTGACACCATCGCGGCCCAGCTCGGCCAGCAGTGCCGGGATAAGCGTGTGCATCCCGCCGCGCAGGCCCGCGACTGCCGACCCGGCCTTCTGCAGTGGCGGCGCCCCCACCGGCGGGCGTGGCGCGGCGGCAACTGCACCGGGAATGGCTGCGGCGCGAGGACCCCGGCGTTGGGCCGCGACGGCGGCGGCGAGCGATCCGTGCTCCCGGATGCCGGCGCGCAGGCCCGGTGCCACCATGTCGATGTCAAGGACGCCCGGGTCCGCGGAGTGGACCCCGCCGACGACAGGTGCGACGAGGCGGTCGAGCACACGGCGCCCCATGCGGGCACGGACCAGCGCCGACACGCTTGTGGCTTCCGGCCCGGTACCCAACGCGGCCGGCAGCAGTGAATCGAGCGAGGCCCGGAGCGACCCGAGGAAACCGAGGGAACGGCGGACTTCCGGGTCCCAGGGATTGGCCGGGATGCCAAGGACCCCGGTGCGGGGAAGCTCCCGCGGGCCGTCGGGCAGCTGGACCCAGGCGCCGCCGGGCTGCGGTGCCACAATCTTCCCGGCGAGGCCCAGCGTGGCGGCGAGCTCTGACACGGCCGTGGAACGTGTGGCGAATGACTCGGCGCCGCTGTCCAGGGTCAGGCCGGCCACCGTATGGCTCCCGACGCAGCCGCCCCACACTCCGCTGGCTTCAAGAACAGTGGTGCGGACGCCGGCCCGGGCCAGGACGCGGGCGGCGAGCAGGCCGGAAATCCCGCCACCCACCACCACAGCGGTCTGCGGTGCGGCTTCCGCGGTGGAGCCGGCTGCCTGCATGCGCCTACTCCGGCGAAATCGAGTGGATAAGCTCAACGACCCGTGTGAGTACTGCCGGATCGGTTTCCGGCGGCACCCCGTGGCCGAGGTTAAGCACGTGGCCGGGGGCCGAAGCACCGGCCGCGACGACGGCCCGGACGTGCGCTTCCAGAACCTCCCACGGGGCGGACAGCAGGGCAGGGTCGATGTTGCCCTGCAGCGGCACCGTTCCGCCGAGCCGGCGGTTTGCTTCGTCCAGCGGCAGCCGGTAGTCCACCCCGACGACGTCGACGCCGACGTCGCGCATGGCGACGAGCAGTTCCGAGGTGCCGGTGCCGAAGTGGATCAGCGGGGCCCCTAGGTCCCGGACATGGTCCAGGGCGCGGGCGGACGCCGGTGCGACGAAGCGCTGGTAGTCGGCCAGGCCAAGGGAGCCGGCCCACGAGTCGAAGAGCTGGGCGGCGGACGCGCCTGCTTCCAGCTGGGCACGGAGGAACATGCCGGAGGCGTCGGCGGCCCAGTTTGCCAGCGCGGTCCACGTCTCCGGGTCGGCGTGCATCATGGTGCGCGGGCCGAGGTGGTCCCGGGAGGGCTTGCCCTCGACCATGTACGCCGCGAGGGTGAACGGGGCACCGGCGAAGCCGATCAGCGGTGTCTTCCCCAGCTGGGCGACGGTGAGCCGGACGGCTTCGCGGATGGGCTCGAGGGCGTCCCAGGTCAGCTGGGGCAGGGCGGCAACGTCGGCCGCGGTGCGCACCGGCTTCTCCAGCACAGGACCCACGCCGGGCACAATGTCCACACCGACGCCGGCGAGCTTCAGCGGGATCACGATGTCGGAAAAGAAGATGGCGGCATCGACGTCGTGGCGGCGGACCGGCTGCAGGGTGATCTCGGAGGCAAGTT
This genomic window from Arthrobacter sp. EM1 contains:
- a CDS encoding ferrochelatase is translated as MNPLNPQDTVTAVNAVTQAGRMAPKDYDAVLLASFGGPEGQEDVLPFLRNVTRGRGIPDERLEEVSHHYRANGGISPINQQNRDLKAGIEAELAARGIELPVFWGNRNWAPYVPQTLQDIYDAGHRKVLMLTTSAYSCYSSCRQYREDIGIALTETGLDGKLEVDKVRQYFDHPGFVEPFVEGTAAGLADVRARLAAAGTPDAPVHILFATHSIPTRDAAAAGRSDAEPRQFEEDSAYVAQHLASGTEVIRRVEAGSGDTAPWSLVYQSRSGAPHVPWLEPDINDAIEELAGKGVKGIVIVPLGFVSDHMEVVWDLDTEALETCATLGLTATRVPTPGTHRKFVSGLVDLISERTAANNIADRPHLTKLGPWYDVCRPGCCANFRGEKPTISGADTTIGTGHAPYPAAPAGTPAPAAGQDTA
- the hemQ gene encoding hydrogen peroxide-dependent heme synthase; this translates as MSHTSAETVTKTASASEESAAQFFTLWTVFKRSAEGLRSDDAAGEFDALTARLADAGVVHRGSYDVSAMRADADIMVWLHGAEPEALQRAVRDIRRSKLFAGTEIAWSAMGVHREAEFAKNHTPAFSRGVEPAEWLCVYPFVRSYEWYLLPDAERGAMLRDHGLLGRDFPQVIANTVSSFALGDWEWILGLEAPELVDLVDLMRHLRATEARHHVREEVPFYTGRRVNAAEIAEVLS
- a CDS encoding FAD-dependent oxidoreductase: MQAAGSTAEAAPQTAVVVGGGISGLLAARVLARAGVRTTVLEASGVWGGCVGSHTVAGLTLDSGAESFATRSTAVSELAATLGLAGKIVAPQPGGAWVQLPDGPRELPRTGVLGIPANPWDPEVRRSLGFLGSLRASLDSLLPAALGTGPEATSVSALVRARMGRRVLDRLVAPVVGGVHSADPGVLDIDMVAPGLRAGIREHGSLAAAVAAQRRGPRAAAIPGAVAAAPRPPVGAPPLQKAGSAVAGLRGGMHTLIPALLAELGRDGVTLLTGARADAVQRAAGGWRVLAGDTAHDAGLLVVAVDGPAAIDLLAGAVPELAGRRPEAGPDVSLVTLVLDLPRLDAAPRGTGVLVAPQSPGIQAKALTHATAKWEWLADQAGPGTHVIRLSYGRGDARHGAAAMPGPRSDAELFTAALTDASSLLALPVTAADVVDWDVVRWGGALPFASLGHKRRVAEVRNICAADGTLAIVGGWLSGNGLAAIVADTPGQVRQLLAPGEGPG
- the hemE gene encoding uroporphyrinogen decarboxylase — its product is MTSRAAATSQTSGLDAGHPLMDGRTADSPLITAYRGGKPARRPVWFMRQAGRSLPEYLKVREGVAMLDSCLRPELASEITLQPVRRHDVDAAIFFSDIVIPLKLAGVGVDIVPGVGPVLEKPVRTAADVAALPQLTWDALEPIREAVRLTVAQLGKTPLIGFAGAPFTLAAYMVEGKPSRDHLGPRTMMHADPETWTALANWAADASGMFLRAQLEAGASAAQLFDSWAGSLGLADYQRFVAPASARALDHVRDLGAPLIHFGTGTSELLVAMRDVGVDVVGVDYRLPLDEANRRLGGTVPLQGNIDPALLSAPWEVLEAHVRAVVAAGASAPGHVLNLGHGVPPETDPAVLTRVVELIHSISPE